The following are encoded in a window of Mycobacterium vicinigordonae genomic DNA:
- a CDS encoding CoA transferase — MFGGTQSRRAGWAAGAHRRGVGRIDEAGCDLNALAGLQIVEINDQFTAIGGRVLAELGADVVVVEPPGGSPDRLRPPFADDNPSPNTSLRWWSGNVGKRSVTVDLDTPRGVAALRRLIAGADIVISGTALVAEGVLAYQDLAAVHPALIWLSVSPFGLDSVRGDHPVTDLTMLAGGGPVWNCGYDDHSLPPIRGAGDQSANIAGLYCAIGALVALAHRDQTGQGQLVDVSVNAACNVSSEQVTYHWLVNNETCVRQTSRHAYFTPSLKTQVQCADGAYATTGVLPRKPREYTELLCWLTDLGLRDELPEAVFLEMAAARDALVDLALIGVDDETTAILTAAREAISLIASRLPAKEYFLQSQRRGFAAGAVLSPDEAIEDEHVAARGFRVQVSHPELGRTFTYPGTPYLFNTAPSAAPPRPPLPGEHNYLLDE; from the coding sequence ATGTTTGGGGGAACACAATCACGACGTGCTGGGTGGGCTGCTGGGGCGCACCGACGAGGAGTTGGACGAATTGACGAAGCAGGGTGTGATCTGAACGCGTTAGCCGGACTGCAAATCGTCGAGATCAACGACCAGTTCACCGCCATCGGCGGCAGAGTTCTGGCCGAACTCGGCGCTGACGTCGTGGTCGTCGAACCCCCTGGCGGATCGCCGGATCGGCTGCGCCCTCCCTTCGCAGACGACAATCCAAGCCCCAACACCAGCTTGCGCTGGTGGAGCGGCAACGTTGGAAAACGTTCGGTCACAGTCGATCTTGACACCCCGCGAGGAGTTGCGGCGTTGCGCCGCCTGATTGCGGGTGCTGACATCGTGATCTCCGGTACGGCCCTCGTGGCGGAAGGCGTGCTGGCGTACCAGGATCTGGCCGCGGTGCATCCCGCGCTGATCTGGTTATCCGTCAGCCCATTTGGCCTCGACAGCGTGCGTGGCGACCACCCGGTGACCGACCTCACCATGCTCGCTGGTGGCGGCCCGGTCTGGAACTGCGGATACGACGACCATTCGCTACCGCCGATCCGTGGGGCAGGGGATCAATCAGCTAACATCGCCGGGCTGTACTGCGCGATTGGTGCGCTGGTAGCGCTGGCCCACCGCGACCAGACCGGTCAGGGCCAACTCGTCGATGTCAGTGTGAACGCGGCGTGTAACGTCAGCTCCGAACAAGTGACCTATCACTGGCTGGTGAACAACGAAACGTGTGTTCGTCAGACCAGCCGGCACGCTTACTTCACCCCTAGTCTGAAGACTCAGGTGCAATGCGCTGACGGCGCATACGCCACCACCGGAGTGCTGCCGCGCAAACCCCGCGAGTACACCGAATTGCTCTGCTGGCTCACCGATCTCGGACTGCGCGACGAGCTGCCCGAGGCGGTCTTCTTGGAGATGGCCGCCGCTCGCGACGCGCTGGTTGACCTCGCGTTGATCGGTGTTGACGACGAAACCACCGCCATCCTGACCGCGGCCCGCGAAGCAATCAGCTTGATCGCCTCCAGGTTGCCGGCCAAAGAATACTTCCTGCAGAGTCAGCGCCGCGGGTTTGCAGCCGGCGCGGTGCTGTCCCCAGACGAGGCCATTGAGGACGAACATGTCGCGGCGCGTGGCTTCCGGGTTCAGGTGAGCCATCCGGAGCTTGGCAGGACATTCACCTATCCCGGAACGCCGTATCTTTTCAACACGGCACCGTCGGCTGCGCCACCACGTCCACCGCTGCCCGGTGAGCACAACTACCTATTAGATGAATGA
- a CDS encoding VOC family protein — protein sequence MTGGHRLTHIGLCVRDLSRSVEFYCGAMGFDEVGRMRVDGGATAQLLDVPDLVLDLVYLHRDGIRLELLSYPSPGVSGDGLPREMNALGFTHLSFRVDDPDEMVGQIERAGGRAWPERTVKFDGGNRGLMVTDPDGNWLELIERRPK from the coding sequence ATGACCGGCGGCCACCGTCTCACCCATATCGGGCTATGCGTCCGCGATCTGAGCCGATCGGTTGAATTTTACTGTGGCGCAATGGGATTTGACGAAGTGGGTCGCATGCGGGTCGATGGGGGCGCTACGGCGCAGCTACTCGATGTGCCTGACCTGGTACTTGACTTGGTGTACCTGCATCGCGACGGAATTCGGCTGGAGCTGCTCAGTTACCCGTCACCCGGGGTATCCGGAGATGGACTGCCGCGGGAGATGAATGCACTCGGTTTCACCCATCTATCGTTTCGTGTGGATGACCCCGACGAAATGGTCGGGCAGATCGAACGTGCGGGCGGCCGGGCATGGCCCGAGCGCACGGTGAAGTTCGATGGTGGCAACCGCGGCCTGATGGTCACCGATCCCGACGGCAACTGGCTTGAGCTGATCGAACGCAGACCCAAATAG
- a CDS encoding cytochrome P450, translated as MAVTAELTYSPFSKAVFDDPYPVYRRLRNEAPVYRDPDDRWWVLSRFDDVAQALRDWETFSSKRGPAPENPDNDGRKYSVISMDPPRHDRIRGVLKGFFTPRAVAAMESALQTVVNTHLGRLRAGTTIDAMEAFAFAVPTDVIGDLLGVPPGDREQLRVWWEAFLTREEGEVSMPAKAIEANRMISQYIGDLIERRRTDPGDDLISIVLQATFDDPEAGGERSLTAHEVLMFCNLLSAAGSETTQKLISNGLVALAEHPEQWQRIIKDRSVIPVAVNEALRYDTPSHWVARTLTRPIERHGVNMNAGDWVLLLLGSANRDERRYTDPDRFIIGRPRGTEVYFGWGIHICLGQWLARREAQLVFDYVAEKFPNYAIGARERVLTATVRGYTSVEMTLR; from the coding sequence GTGGCAGTGACCGCGGAGTTGACCTACTCACCGTTCTCCAAGGCGGTGTTTGACGATCCGTACCCGGTGTACCGCCGTCTGCGCAACGAAGCTCCTGTGTACCGCGACCCGGATGACCGGTGGTGGGTGCTGTCGAGGTTTGACGACGTCGCACAGGCATTGCGGGACTGGGAGACCTTCTCATCCAAGCGCGGCCCCGCACCTGAAAACCCGGATAACGACGGGCGCAAGTATTCAGTCATCTCGATGGATCCACCTCGCCACGACCGCATCCGTGGAGTCCTGAAAGGCTTCTTCACACCAAGAGCCGTGGCGGCGATGGAGTCCGCGCTGCAGACGGTGGTGAATACACACTTGGGTCGCCTTCGCGCCGGGACAACCATAGACGCAATGGAGGCTTTCGCTTTCGCAGTCCCAACCGATGTGATTGGTGACCTGCTCGGCGTCCCGCCGGGGGACCGTGAGCAACTCCGCGTTTGGTGGGAAGCCTTCCTCACTCGTGAGGAGGGCGAAGTCTCGATGCCGGCCAAGGCTATCGAAGCCAACCGCATGATCAGCCAGTACATCGGCGATCTGATCGAGCGGCGCCGTACCGACCCAGGCGACGACCTCATCAGCATTGTGCTGCAAGCCACTTTCGACGATCCAGAAGCCGGCGGTGAGCGCTCTCTGACCGCGCACGAGGTGTTGATGTTCTGCAACCTCCTGTCGGCCGCGGGATCGGAGACCACACAGAAGCTCATCTCCAACGGCCTGGTCGCCTTGGCTGAGCACCCGGAGCAGTGGCAGCGAATCATCAAGGACCGCAGTGTTATTCCGGTCGCTGTGAACGAGGCGTTGCGCTACGACACGCCGAGCCATTGGGTGGCTCGCACGCTGACGCGGCCTATCGAACGCCACGGTGTCAATATGAACGCTGGTGACTGGGTTCTGCTGCTACTCGGCAGCGCCAACCGGGATGAACGGCGTTACACCGACCCGGACCGATTCATCATTGGGAGACCACGCGGCACCGAAGTGTATTTCGGGTGGGGAATACACATCTGCCTAGGGCAGTGGCTGGCCAGACGGGAGGCACAGTTGGTGTTTGACTATGTAGCTGAGAAGTTCCCGAATTACGCGATCGGAGCGCGCGAACGTGTGCTTACCGCGACGGTGCGCGGTTACACGAGCGTGGAGATGACGTTGCGCTGA
- a CDS encoding acyl-CoA dehydrogenase family protein, translating to MDIAFSDEQQLLQDTVARMGADLAVTGPETIATGSRLDAQWQQVVELGVPMLRSPGLCGLEASGVETAIVIEQLARILSAAPVFGQGVLAAELLEAAGAVKEQELVAAGSLRAAPVLDTDLGGLAGVDQPGVAFDAAGATHALLMVQESGQRRLACAPLHRAADAAALDLTRVFRYMPADSALSSSIVGFPIDDERWRRVESLAMTAAAADLVGVMQGALDDAVRYAAERTQFSVKIGSFQAIQHMLADALVRVEGARSCLWYAAWAIDHLPVDEARLAAMTAKAYASAAGRDVVETSVQVFGGIAITWEHVSHLRLRRTLLNRRLFGDESVHYEGIAAMRLANRDMV from the coding sequence ATGGACATCGCCTTCAGCGACGAGCAGCAATTGTTGCAGGACACCGTTGCACGGATGGGTGCGGACCTGGCTGTCACTGGACCGGAAACCATTGCCACGGGCTCAAGGCTCGACGCGCAATGGCAGCAGGTGGTGGAACTCGGTGTGCCGATGCTGCGTTCACCCGGCCTGTGCGGTCTTGAAGCTAGCGGCGTGGAGACTGCGATCGTCATCGAGCAACTGGCGCGCATACTGAGCGCCGCACCTGTTTTCGGCCAGGGGGTGCTGGCCGCGGAATTGTTGGAGGCCGCCGGTGCGGTCAAGGAGCAGGAGCTGGTGGCGGCGGGGAGCCTGCGAGCGGCACCAGTGCTGGACACTGACTTAGGCGGCCTCGCAGGCGTGGACCAACCTGGGGTGGCCTTCGACGCGGCGGGCGCCACTCACGCGCTGCTGATGGTTCAGGAGAGCGGGCAACGCAGGCTGGCGTGTGCTCCACTACATCGTGCTGCCGATGCGGCGGCCTTAGACCTGACCCGAGTGTTTCGCTACATGCCGGCAGATTCGGCCCTTTCGTCGTCGATAGTCGGATTTCCGATCGACGACGAGAGGTGGCGGCGAGTCGAGTCGCTGGCCATGACCGCCGCGGCCGCCGATCTGGTCGGCGTCATGCAGGGCGCTCTCGATGACGCGGTGCGTTACGCGGCCGAGCGCACTCAGTTTTCCGTGAAGATTGGTTCTTTTCAGGCGATTCAACACATGCTTGCCGATGCCCTCGTCCGAGTCGAGGGCGCTCGCAGTTGCCTGTGGTACGCCGCGTGGGCCATCGACCACCTGCCGGTCGACGAGGCGCGGCTAGCCGCGATGACCGCGAAGGCGTATGCGTCCGCAGCAGGCCGCGATGTGGTCGAAACCAGTGTCCAGGTATTCGGCGGCATCGCGATCACCTGGGAGCATGTCTCGCACCTGCGATTGCGCCGGACCCTGCTCAACCGGCGATTGTTCGGCGATGAGTCGGTGCATTACGAGGGGATCGCAGCCATGCGGCTGGCGAACCGGGACATGGTGTAA
- a CDS encoding acyl-CoA dehydrogenase family protein, which produces MDFNDSQSEAQFRAELRSWLAEHAADAAIPEDPAARADAQNAWHKTLYEAGYIGLSFPVECGGHGRAPIYEAILNDELGRAGAPPIEGVGHLSNALRLFGTDRQRDELLPGLLSGQVRWCQGFSEPEAGSDLAGLKTRAELVDVGGHRVFRVNGRKIWTSFGAVADWCFLLCRTESDAPKHAGISVLLVPMSTPGIEVRPIVNAARNREFTEITFDDVDVADTNLLGEAGQGWSIANQLLAYERGPSDINWISRLSTQLRNLEDDVRTGRLHDSPTSRARLGQAYVELRALQVKVQRSLTDRQRGKLPGPEGSVDKLLMARADQFFGHTMMDLRASDPLLTESLEWDIYVWSRAAGIYGGTAQIQRNIVAQRVLGLPRY; this is translated from the coding sequence GTGGACTTTAACGACAGTCAATCCGAGGCTCAGTTCCGAGCCGAACTGCGAAGCTGGCTTGCCGAGCACGCCGCCGACGCCGCCATCCCGGAGGATCCTGCTGCCCGCGCGGACGCTCAGAATGCTTGGCACAAAACCCTCTACGAAGCCGGCTACATCGGTCTGTCCTTCCCGGTCGAGTGCGGCGGGCACGGCAGGGCACCGATCTACGAGGCCATCCTCAACGATGAACTCGGTCGAGCCGGCGCGCCACCCATCGAGGGCGTGGGGCACCTCAGCAATGCGCTGCGCTTGTTCGGTACCGATAGGCAACGCGATGAGTTGCTTCCTGGGCTGTTGTCCGGACAGGTGCGTTGGTGCCAGGGATTCTCCGAGCCTGAGGCCGGCTCCGACCTCGCCGGACTCAAGACCCGCGCCGAACTTGTCGACGTCGGCGGTCACCGAGTGTTCCGGGTAAATGGCCGCAAGATCTGGACGAGTTTCGGGGCGGTTGCCGATTGGTGTTTCTTGCTGTGTCGCACCGAAAGTGACGCACCTAAGCATGCGGGGATCTCGGTGCTACTGGTGCCGATGTCTACGCCTGGAATCGAAGTACGCCCGATCGTCAACGCCGCGCGCAATCGCGAGTTCACCGAGATCACCTTCGACGACGTGGATGTCGCCGACACTAATCTGCTCGGTGAAGCTGGGCAGGGGTGGTCGATCGCAAACCAGCTGCTCGCCTACGAGCGTGGGCCCAGCGACATCAACTGGATCAGTCGGCTTTCGACCCAGCTGCGCAACCTCGAGGACGACGTGCGGACCGGCCGGCTCCACGACTCGCCCACGTCGCGGGCTCGGCTTGGTCAGGCCTACGTTGAGCTGCGCGCCCTACAAGTCAAGGTGCAACGCTCCCTGACTGATCGGCAGCGAGGCAAACTGCCCGGGCCGGAGGGCTCTGTCGACAAGCTCCTCATGGCCCGAGCCGATCAATTCTTCGGGCACACCATGATGGACCTGCGGGCCAGCGACCCGCTGCTCACGGAAAGTCTCGAGTGGGACATTTACGTGTGGTCCCGTGCCGCCGGCATCTATGGAGGAACCGCGCAGATACAGCGCAACATCGTCGCACAGCGGGTGTTGGGGTTGCCGCGCTACTAG
- a CDS encoding amidohydrolase family protein has protein sequence MPLQPSMKLLSVDDHLIEPPHVWIDRLPKKYIEQGPRIVDFPRDGAPPMQQWVYEGRTYANIGLNAVAGKSPEEFGVDPIRYADMIPGCYDPKARLADMDIDGVHAMLCFPSFPRFCGTVFLEGVDKELALLGVQAWNDFSLDEWCATDPARFIPMAITPLWDPSLIVAEIERVAAKGARAIGLPDNPTNLKLPSYHTVYWEPVWSALEETNLTAVMHFGSGGFPPQTAPEAPFAVMITLMGTTSMAAATELIFSPVFHKHPNLKVAFSEGGVGWMPYLMERADYVWRKHRYYQNIHPTIAPSELFRRNISGCFIEDEVGVANRGAIGIDNITWECDYPHSDSFWPKSRARAEQMLAQVPDEEAAKIVELNARRWYAFPEAGFKSSTADSGWRPNDGNPSEYDYDEIMAGHGGIGFDTFLEKLEKQQAQKAGDSS, from the coding sequence ATGCCTTTGCAGCCATCAATGAAGCTTTTGTCCGTGGACGATCACCTCATCGAACCACCTCATGTCTGGATTGATCGGCTGCCCAAGAAATACATCGAGCAGGGGCCCCGCATCGTGGATTTTCCGCGCGACGGCGCTCCGCCTATGCAGCAGTGGGTCTACGAAGGTCGCACTTACGCGAATATCGGACTCAACGCGGTCGCCGGTAAATCACCAGAAGAGTTCGGCGTCGACCCGATTCGGTACGCGGACATGATCCCGGGCTGCTACGACCCCAAAGCCCGCCTGGCCGACATGGACATCGACGGCGTGCACGCAATGCTGTGCTTTCCTTCCTTTCCACGATTCTGCGGAACGGTATTCCTCGAAGGAGTGGATAAGGAGCTGGCGTTGCTGGGAGTCCAGGCGTGGAACGACTTTTCGCTTGACGAATGGTGCGCGACAGATCCGGCGCGGTTTATCCCGATGGCGATCACTCCCCTGTGGGACCCATCGCTGATCGTGGCAGAGATCGAACGAGTGGCGGCCAAAGGCGCGCGCGCCATCGGCCTGCCAGATAATCCCACCAACCTTAAGCTGCCCAGTTATCACACCGTGTACTGGGAACCGGTCTGGTCAGCTCTCGAGGAGACCAACCTTACGGCGGTGATGCACTTCGGAAGCGGAGGCTTTCCGCCGCAGACCGCACCGGAGGCGCCATTCGCGGTGATGATCACCCTGATGGGCACCACATCGATGGCAGCAGCTACGGAACTCATCTTCTCCCCGGTGTTCCACAAGCATCCAAATCTGAAGGTGGCGTTCTCGGAAGGGGGGGTCGGATGGATGCCCTATCTTATGGAGCGGGCCGACTACGTCTGGCGCAAACACAGGTATTACCAGAACATCCATCCCACCATAGCTCCGTCGGAATTGTTCCGGCGCAACATATCCGGATGCTTTATCGAGGACGAGGTAGGCGTGGCCAACCGTGGGGCGATTGGCATCGACAACATAACCTGGGAGTGCGACTATCCGCATTCGGATTCGTTTTGGCCCAAGAGTCGGGCGAGGGCCGAACAGATGCTGGCTCAGGTGCCCGACGAGGAAGCGGCCAAGATCGTCGAATTGAACGCTCGACGCTGGTATGCCTTTCCAGAAGCAGGTTTCAAGTCCAGCACCGCGGATTCCGGATGGCGTCCTAACGACGGCAATCCATCCGAGTACGACTACGACGAGATCATGGCGGGCCACGGTGGCATCGGCTTCGACACCTTCCTCGAAAAGCTTGAGAAGCAGCAGGCGCAGAAGGCCGGGGATTCGAGCTAA
- a CDS encoding SMP-30/gluconolactonase/LRE family protein → MAAGRITRVRPDGTTETVASPGGGPNGVAQLPDGRLAVCQNGGSRFGLAPWPYDFVGSVEVFRPIGAAADPLTPGLQIVERDGTVDLLTTEFRTRSGTTRQLVRPSDICVDEYGGFYMTDGGTTRGRERTMTGLLYGTVDSGLREIVYPLEMPNGLALSPDGSRLYVAETRTRRIWEFELEGPGVICRARGLATVPSGGAMNIGGADGVSTDRNGRILVATLGTGGVTVFSPTGELLGTILADDPMTTNVAVSADGQSLVMTLASTGRLMVVDDWLVAAGIFERPRQGR, encoded by the coding sequence ATGGCAGCCGGCCGAATCACCAGAGTCCGTCCTGACGGAACCACCGAAACCGTCGCCAGTCCCGGCGGTGGCCCCAATGGCGTCGCCCAGCTACCGGACGGCCGACTGGCGGTCTGCCAAAACGGCGGGTCCCGGTTCGGCCTGGCACCCTGGCCATACGACTTCGTCGGAAGTGTCGAGGTTTTCCGACCCATAGGTGCTGCGGCAGACCCACTCACTCCGGGCCTGCAGATCGTGGAGCGCGACGGCACGGTCGACCTGTTGACTACCGAATTTCGCACCCGTTCGGGCACAACACGTCAGCTGGTACGACCCAGCGACATCTGTGTCGATGAGTACGGCGGTTTCTACATGACCGACGGCGGAACCACCCGCGGACGCGAACGCACCATGACCGGGTTGCTGTACGGCACGGTCGACAGCGGATTGCGAGAGATCGTCTACCCCTTGGAGATGCCCAACGGCCTTGCGTTGTCGCCCGACGGATCGCGCCTGTATGTCGCCGAGACCCGCACGCGCCGAATCTGGGAGTTCGAACTGGAAGGACCCGGCGTTATATGCCGGGCGCGCGGGCTGGCAACCGTGCCCAGCGGTGGCGCGATGAATATCGGTGGCGCCGACGGTGTTTCGACCGACCGGAACGGTCGGATCCTGGTTGCAACGCTCGGAACTGGAGGCGTCACGGTGTTCTCACCGACCGGGGAGTTGTTGGGCACGATTCTTGCCGACGACCCCATGACGACCAACGTCGCGGTCAGCGCCGACGGACAAAGCCTAGTCATGACGCTCGCCTCGACCGGACGGCTGATGGTGGTTGACGACTGGCTGGTCGCTGCCGGAATATTCGAAAGGCCAAGGCAGGGGCGTTAG
- a CDS encoding nuclear transport factor 2 family protein: MTQSDTASQSTTIANLLAREEIRQLPYRYAAAIEARDVDAMADLYVPQARFGDYGDGPAGLRQLMSQGLEASVFAVILVANHLIELDDEAQAHGQVWAQCFAQTRAEGFVEQVIKYEDRYQRHQGRWCFLHRRHRLHYGFARIASPLTQQAADWPQRQIGVGDVPLADPEFASWWTQTHSGQ, encoded by the coding sequence GTGACGCAGTCGGATACGGCAAGTCAGAGCACCACGATCGCCAACCTGCTGGCACGAGAAGAGATTAGGCAACTGCCCTACCGCTACGCAGCGGCGATCGAAGCCCGGGATGTCGATGCAATGGCCGATTTGTACGTTCCGCAAGCACGTTTCGGCGACTACGGCGACGGACCCGCCGGTTTGCGCCAACTGATGTCGCAGGGGCTGGAAGCGAGTGTCTTCGCGGTGATTCTGGTTGCCAATCATCTGATCGAACTCGACGACGAAGCCCAGGCGCACGGACAGGTTTGGGCCCAATGCTTCGCGCAGACCCGCGCCGAAGGATTCGTCGAGCAGGTAATCAAGTACGAAGACCGCTACCAGCGGCACCAGGGCAGGTGGTGCTTTCTACACCGACGTCATCGCCTGCACTATGGGTTCGCCCGAATCGCGTCACCGCTGACGCAGCAAGCCGCCGACTGGCCGCAACGGCAGATCGGCGTCGGAGACGTACCGCTGGCCGATCCCGAGTTCGCCTCCTGGTGGACCCAAACGCACTCCGGCCAATGA
- a CDS encoding mycofactocin-coupled SDR family oxidoreductase yields MQRLSGKVAVVTGAGRGQGRSHAVHLADEGADIIALDICAEIETNHYPLASRDDLDETVALVEKSGRRVISAVVDVRDRVSLKKAIDDAVAELGGLHVVVANAGICPLGNEVPARGFIDAFDVDFVGVVNTVGVSFDHLRAGASIIVTGSIAGLVPQKDLATGGGPQGPGGAGYGLAKKMLREYTKGLALTLAPEQIRINTVHPSNVNTGMLHNLPMYRTFRPDLPAPTREDAEIVFPLLQAMPVPWIEPEDVSHLVVFLASDESRYVTGQQLFVDAGAGLKLGL; encoded by the coding sequence ATGCAACGTCTGAGCGGCAAGGTCGCCGTTGTCACCGGTGCCGGGCGCGGTCAGGGCCGCAGCCACGCGGTTCACCTCGCTGACGAGGGGGCCGACATCATCGCGCTAGACATCTGCGCGGAGATCGAGACCAACCATTATCCGCTGGCATCGCGCGACGATCTCGACGAAACGGTAGCACTGGTGGAGAAGTCCGGCAGGCGAGTAATTTCCGCGGTTGTCGACGTGCGTGATCGCGTCTCGCTGAAAAAGGCGATCGACGACGCGGTAGCCGAGCTAGGTGGCCTGCACGTGGTGGTCGCCAACGCCGGCATCTGCCCACTAGGCAATGAGGTTCCCGCTCGTGGGTTCATCGATGCCTTCGACGTCGACTTCGTCGGCGTGGTCAACACCGTCGGTGTCAGTTTCGATCACTTGCGGGCCGGTGCTTCCATAATCGTCACGGGCTCCATCGCGGGTTTGGTTCCGCAGAAGGACCTGGCAACCGGCGGCGGGCCACAGGGCCCGGGTGGTGCCGGTTACGGCTTGGCCAAAAAAATGCTCAGGGAATACACGAAGGGACTGGCGTTGACGCTGGCGCCCGAGCAGATCCGGATCAACACTGTGCACCCGAGCAACGTCAACACCGGTATGCTGCACAACCTTCCGATGTACCGGACATTTCGACCGGACCTACCCGCCCCGACCCGAGAGGATGCCGAGATCGTGTTCCCATTGCTGCAGGCGATGCCTGTGCCGTGGATCGAACCCGAGGACGTTTCCCATCTGGTGGTGTTTTTGGCATCCGACGAATCCCGTTACGTCACTGGGCAACAGTTGTTCGTCGATGCCGGCGCGGGGTTGAAACTTGGGCTGTGA
- a CDS encoding enoyl-CoA hydratase/isomerase family protein → MTTPDVVVRTDDAVRWLILDRPDVGNSVTRAMQQALIEHLQRASHDPEVRAVILTAAGDRHFCTGPNLRDPGMQPRKDRVAGDAARILRSGSQAVVSALLDCEKPVLCALNGVAAGVGASMVLACDLIVAAESASLIKLFVRRGLAPDGGAAYLLARKVPFNIAKQLLLFGEELSAADAHRIGLINKVVPAGELLNEAGDWARRLAQGPTRALAAAKAMLNEALDVNRDTAFRTEALLVEQVAGTEDVAEGITAFGEKREPEFKGR, encoded by the coding sequence ATGACCACCCCGGATGTGGTGGTCCGTACCGACGATGCGGTGCGCTGGCTAATTTTGGATCGACCCGATGTAGGCAATTCGGTGACCCGGGCCATGCAACAAGCCCTGATCGAGCACTTGCAACGCGCTTCGCACGATCCCGAAGTCAGGGCGGTGATCTTGACCGCTGCCGGCGATCGACACTTTTGTACTGGACCGAATCTTCGCGACCCTGGAATGCAGCCCAGGAAAGATCGGGTCGCTGGCGACGCGGCACGAATCCTGCGGAGCGGGTCCCAGGCGGTGGTGTCGGCGCTACTCGACTGTGAAAAGCCGGTGCTATGTGCGCTCAACGGTGTCGCGGCTGGAGTCGGCGCCAGCATGGTGTTGGCGTGCGACCTCATCGTGGCCGCCGAAAGCGCCTCGTTAATTAAGCTTTTCGTGCGCCGCGGGCTGGCGCCCGACGGCGGCGCGGCCTATCTGCTAGCCCGAAAGGTGCCCTTCAACATCGCCAAGCAGTTACTGCTCTTTGGCGAGGAGTTGTCGGCGGCTGACGCGCACCGCATCGGTTTGATCAACAAAGTAGTTCCGGCCGGCGAGCTACTTAACGAAGCTGGCGACTGGGCACGTCGCTTAGCACAAGGTCCGACGCGTGCGCTCGCGGCAGCCAAGGCGATGCTTAATGAAGCCCTGGACGTCAACCGCGACACAGCCTTCCGTACCGAGGCGTTGCTCGTCGAGCAAGTGGCTGGGACCGAGGACGTAGCCGAGGGCATCACCGCATTTGGCGAAAAGCGGGAGCCTGAATTCAAGGGCCGCTAA
- a CDS encoding cytochrome P450, with protein sequence MTTMDLRWDPFDRALHKEPYEVWKRLRDEAPVYYNEQHDFYALSRFADVVEASLDTTTFSSEHGITLDAIGADPWPSPRPMIMMDPPDHTALRKMVNRTFFRTQVATLEDRVRTLCRTYLDRFVGADGFDYVRDFSMKFPVMVISSLLGFPEEDHDNLREWSDAQLHREEGTTELSDDGQDANAKLLGYYAEQIQQRRITATDDIVGNLMNTDLVQAGKETRRLDDTELLMFVALINVAGNETVARLLGWAALTLARNPHQRAKLVANPQLISGAVEELLRYDAPSPVQGRYTTRDVIYHDQPIPGGSRVALLTGSAGRDERQYEDPDIFDVERKGIRHVSFGHGSHFCLGAALARLEARIALEETLSRFPTWEVDEEAVLYVHTNSVRGPASMPIQL encoded by the coding sequence ATGACGACGATGGACTTGCGTTGGGACCCGTTCGACCGCGCCCTGCATAAGGAACCGTACGAGGTCTGGAAGCGGTTGCGCGACGAGGCGCCCGTTTATTACAACGAGCAGCACGACTTCTACGCGTTGAGCCGGTTTGCCGACGTGGTGGAGGCATCATTGGACACCACCACATTCTCGTCGGAACACGGGATCACCTTGGACGCCATCGGCGCAGACCCATGGCCGTCGCCGCGACCCATGATCATGATGGACCCGCCGGATCACACGGCGCTGCGCAAGATGGTCAACCGTACCTTCTTCCGCACCCAAGTCGCCACGCTCGAGGACCGGGTGCGGACCCTGTGCCGCACCTACCTGGACAGGTTTGTCGGCGCTGACGGCTTCGACTACGTGCGCGACTTCTCAATGAAATTCCCTGTGATGGTGATCAGTTCGCTGCTCGGCTTTCCCGAAGAGGATCACGACAACCTGAGGGAATGGTCGGACGCGCAGCTACATCGCGAGGAGGGCACGACGGAACTCAGCGATGACGGTCAAGACGCCAACGCCAAATTGCTTGGCTACTACGCCGAACAGATTCAACAACGTCGGATTACGGCCACTGACGACATAGTCGGCAACCTGATGAATACCGATCTGGTCCAGGCAGGCAAAGAGACTCGTCGCCTCGACGACACAGAACTGCTGATGTTCGTCGCGTTGATCAATGTCGCTGGCAACGAGACCGTGGCCCGGTTGCTGGGCTGGGCGGCACTGACGTTGGCACGCAATCCTCACCAGCGGGCCAAGCTCGTTGCCAACCCGCAGCTGATCAGCGGCGCCGTCGAGGAGCTACTCCGTTATGACGCCCCCTCACCGGTGCAAGGCAGGTATACGACCCGCGACGTGATTTATCACGACCAGCCCATCCCGGGCGGATCGCGCGTGGCACTGTTAACCGGCTCCGCGGGACGCGACGAACGCCAATACGAGGATCCAGACATCTTCGACGTCGAGCGAAAGGGAATCCGTCACGTCAGCTTCGGTCACGGATCGCACTTCTGCCTCGGCGCAGCACTAGCCCGCCTGGAAGCACGGATCGCGCTCGAGGAGACCCTATCCCGGTTCCCTACCTGGGAGGTGGACGAAGAGGCCGTGCTTTACGTGCATACTAATTCGGTGCGCGGTCCGGCGAGTATGCCGATACAGCTATGA